The genomic interval CCGCTACGGGTGGCCACGGCCAAAACGGTGGCTAAGGGGGCGTTGGCCAGGGGTGAGGCGGCAAAGGGCCGATCTTGCGGAACCTCTGGCGGCTTGAAGCTGAGGAGCAGGGGGGCTCCCTCTTGGGGACCGGAGCCTTCTTGCACAAAGACCACATCTCCCATCAGCCTAGGGCTGAAGCGGGAGAGCAGGTCCAGTTCCCCAATGAAGGCGTGGGCGGTCATTGGGGGTATGACGATGATTTGCCCCGAAGTGATGGGGGTTTCCTTACCGCCGGCGACCAGGCGGCCCTGCCCCTGTAGCACGAAAGCCACCTCCAACCGCTCTCGGTGGTAGTGTAGGGGCTGCTCGGTGCGGGTGCGAATGAGCAAGGTGGTGCCCAAGGGGGTTTCCCCCAATCCCTTGGCGGCGAAGGGCCGATCCTGGGGCACGATCAGGTCCGCGCCATCTTGGGGGTAGCGCCGAAATACCCCTTGTCCCGTAGCCGGAACCAGGGCGTGAACCCGCTGCATAGCCGTGACCAAAGCGGTGCTAAGGGCCAACTTAAGAACCTCGCGTCTTAGCATAGCTTACCCGTGTATAGCATACCCCAGGGCGGTAGCAATGGTCAATTGCCCAGGGGCTTGCCTTGCAAACTCCACCCCGAGTCCTTCATCCTAGAGCTACGGGCGAGCCCGGCTTTCCCCGACGAGAACCGAGCCCCAAGGAGGTCCTCACCCACTGCCTTCGCCTGGCCCAGGAGGTGAAGGCCCACCTCCTGGGCCAAGGCCCTGACCCCCCTTTACTTCATGGGCGCCACCGGCCTGAGCTACACGGACCCTAAGATGCGCCGATTTCGTGGGGTGGTGGAGGGGGTGTTTGGAGGGATGAAGACGCGGCTTGGGAGCGGATACCTCCTTGAGCGCAAGCCCAAGACGGCGAGGATGCGCGCGCTTTTGGAGCTCGTGGTCTACGCCCACAAGATATGGGCTCTGCCCGTGACCAGAGTGTTCCTTTCCCTTCTCGCTCCCCCGCCGGGGTACAAGGCGATTTACTAGGCAAGCCCAGGTCTGCTTGACCCTTTGGCGCTTCCTGTATAGTATGGTTGCAAAGGGTTGCAGCCCGAAAGGAGGCCGTATGCAGCGGTGGGTATGGACGTTGCTTTTGCTGGCGGGCTTTGCCTTGGCCCAGGACCGGACCCAGGTGCTGGTCTACGGCGGGGACTGGACGGACCTCATCACCCTGGACCCGCAAGTGGTCTACGAGTTCAGCGGGGTGATGATCGCCGACAACCTTTATGAAACCCTGGTGCGCTTTGAGGGGAACGACCTCGCCACCCTGCGCCCGGGCCTGGCGGAAAGCTGGAGGGTGGAGCGGGGAGCCACGGACTGGATCCTCACCTTCAAGCTCCGGCGCGGAAGCCGCTTCTCCACGGGCCGGGAGGTCACGGCCAAGGACGTGGTCTTTAGCTTTGAGCGCGCCTTGGCCCTAAAGGGCCCGGGATCCTTCCTCTTCACCGACATCGCCCAGCTCAAGCCTGGGGCCACCAAGGCCCTTGACCCCTACACCGTGGAGGTTCGCATTCCCAAGTCCGCCTCCCCCCAGTCCTTCCTCTCCATCCTCACCTTCACCCTCGGGGGCGTGGTGGACTCGGAGGAGGTTCAGAAGAACGCCAAGGGGGGGGACCTGGGCAAGGACTGGCTCACCAACAACTCCGCCGGCTCCGGCCCCTATCGCCTGGTGCGTTGGGACCGGGGGAACCAGGTGATCCTGGAGGCGAACCCCTACGCCCGGGTCAAGCCCAAGATCCCCCGGGTGGTCCTGCGCTACATCCAGGAGCCGGCGGTCCTCCGGACCGCCTTGGAGTCGGGAGAGATCGACATCGCCGAAGGCCTTACCCCCGAGGGGCTCAAGGCCATTGCTGCCAACCCCCGCTTCAAGGTGGTGCGGGCGGAAACCCTGCGCCTCCAGTACCTGGGCATGAACATGAAGGCGGGAAGCCCCTTCGCCAACGCTAAGGTGCGGGAGGCCATGCGCTACGCCGTGAACCAGGACGAGCTCATCCAGGGGCTTCTTCAGGGGAACGCCCTCAAGATCCAGACCTTCATCCCCAAGGGGCTTCTTGGCTACAACCCCGCCACCCCCTACGCCTACGACCCCAACCGGGCCCGCAAGCTTCTGGCCGAGGCGGGCTACCCGCAAGGCCTGGAGTTCGAGCTTTTGGTGAGCACCGGCATCTGCGGGGGCGGGGTGCCCTGCCCGGACGTGGCGGCCAAGCTCCAGGCGGACATGGCCAAGGCTGGGTTCCGCGCCCGCATCCGCGCCATCGCCAACGCCGAGGTCCTCGCCGCCTACCGGGCGCAGAACCACCAGGTGGTCCTGGCGGGCTGGAGCCCCGACTTCCCCGACCCCGACGGCAACGCCACCCCCTGGGCGGACTACGGGGCCCGCTCCTTGGCCTGGCGCAACAGCTACAACGACGAGGTGGCGGCCAAGCTGGCCCGGCAGGCCGCCCTCGAGGCCGACCCCGAGAAGCGCAAAGCCCTCTACAAGATGCTCACGGAAAAGGTGCTCCGGGAAGGCCCCTACGTGGTCCTCTACCAGCCGACCCAGCCCATCGGCCTCTCCGCCAAGGTGGAGGGTTTCCTGAAGAACCCCATGATGTCCGCCCCCCTTTGGCAGGTGAGCAAGCAGCCCTAAGGGCTTGGGGTATAGTGAACCCCGTGGCTAGAAGCCACGGGCTTCCCCTATGGCCGCTTACCTGGTCCGACGGCTCTTCATGGTCCTCTTCGTGGGCGTGGGCATCACCTTCGTGACCTTTTTTATCGCCCAGGTCATCCCCATCGACCCGGCGGTGGCCGCTTTGGGGGAAAACGCCCGGGAGGAGCAGATCCGGGAGTTCCGGGAGCGCTACGGGCTGGACCAGCCCCTCCTGGTCCAGTACGGCATCTACCTGAAGCGGCTTTTGGCCCTGGACCTGGGGCGCTCCCTACGCACCGGCCGCCCCGTGGCGGAGGACCTTAAGGAGTTCTTCCCCGCCACCTTGGAGCTCGCCTTGGCGGCCTTCCTGGTGGCGGTGGCCCTGGGGCTTCCCGCCGGGGTCTTCGCCGCCCTCAGGCAGAACCGCCTGCCGGATCTCTTGGTGCGCCTCTTCGCCCTCCTCCTTGGCTCCACCCCGGTCTTTTTCCTGGCCCTCCTCCTTCTCGACGTGCTCCACCGCCAGCTGGGCCTCCTGCCGGGCCCAGGGCGGTTGGACCCCTACCTCATTCCCCCGCCTCGGGTGACGGGCCTCGTCACCCTGGACGCCCTCCTGGCCCGGGACTTCGCCGCTTTTTGGGATGCTTTGCGCCACCTCCTCCTCCCCGCCTTCGTCCTGGGCTCCGCCTCCGCCGCCCTCCTCGCCCGCATGACCCGGGCCGCCATGCTGGAGGTCCTCTCCCAGGACTACGTGCGCACCGCCTGGGCCAAGGGCCTGGCCGAGGGGCAGGTGGTCCTGCGCCACGCCCTCAAAAACGCCGCCCTCCCCGTCCTCACCCTGCTGGGCGGCCTCCTTGGGGGCCTGCTTTCGGGTGCGGTGCTCACGGAAACCATCTTCTCTTGGCCCGGGCTGGGGCGGTACGTCACCCAGTCCGCCACCAGCCTGGACTTCCCGGCGGTGATGGGGGTAACCCTGTTGGTGGGCGTGGTCTACTCCCTTTTGAACCTCTTGGTGGACCTCCTCTACGCCCTTTTGGACCCGAGGATCCGCTATGGGTAGGCTGGCGCGGCGCTTTTTCAGAAACCCCGGGGCGGTGCTGGGCCTCTTCCTCCTCCTCGCCCTCGCCCTGGTGGCCCTCCTCGGCCCGGGCCTGGTGGGGGACCCCCTGGAGCAAAACCTCCTGGAGCGCCTCAAGCCCCCAAGCCCCGAGCACCCCCTGGGCACGGACCAGCTGGGGCGGGACGTCCTGGCCCGGGTGGTCCACGGGGCCCGCATCAGCCTGGGGGTGGGGTTTGGCGTGGTGGCCCTATCCAGCCTCCTCGGCACCTTGGTGGGCCTCTTGAGCGGGGGGCTTGGGGGATGGTGGGACAACCTCCTCATGCGCCTCACCGACGTCTTCTTCGCCTTTCCCTCCCTCATCCTGGCCATGGCCATCGCCGCCGCCTTAGGGCCGAACCTGGGGAACACCGTCTTGGCCGTGGCCCTGGTCACCTGGCCCATCTACGCCCGTTTGGTGCGGGCCCAGGTTCTGGCCCTAAGGGAAAGGGAGTTCGTGGAGGCCGCCCGGGCCCTGGGGGCAGGTTGGGGGCGCATCCTCTTCCGCCACCTCCTCCCCAACGCCCTCACCCCGGTCCTGGTCCAGGCCAGCTACGAGGTGGGGGCGGCCATCCTCACGGCGGCGGGCCTTTCCTTCATCGGCTTTGGCGCCCAACCCCCCACCCCGGAGTGGGGGGCCATGGTGGCGGAAACCCGAAACTACATGGCGGAGGCGCCCTGGGCGGCCACCGCTCCCGCCGTGGGCATCCTCCTCACCGTCTTGGCCTTCAACCTGCTGGGCGACGGCCTCAGGGACGTCCTGGACCCGCGGGGGCGCTAGGCCACCCGCTTGCCTCCCAGGTAGACCGCTTGCACCCGGAGGTCCTGGTCCAGGACCACCAGGTCGGCGCGCTTCCCCGGGGCGATCTCCCCGCGGTCGGCCAGGCCCAGGTAGCGGGCGGGGTAGAGGGATAGCCGCCTAGCCGCCTCCTCCAGGGGCAGGCCCCAGGCCACCAGGTTCCTGAGGGCCCGGTCCAGGGTGAGGGTGCTCCCCGCCAGGCTCTCCCCAAGCCAAACCCCTTCCCCCCGCTTCTCCACCCGGTGGGCCCCCAGGGGGTAGGTCCCATCCGGCATCCCCGCCGCCGCCACGGCGTCCGTCACGAAGTACAGGCCGGGAATGCGCTTAAGGGCCAACCGGATTGCGGCGGGGTGGACGTGAAGCCCGTCGGGGATGAGCTCGGCCCACTCGCCCCGCTCTAGGGCCAGGCCCACCACCCCGGGGGCGCGGTGGTGGAGGGCGGTCATGGCGTTGAAGAGGTGGGTGAAGCCCATGGCCCCCGCCTCCAGGGCGGCTAAGGCCTCCTCGTAGCCCGCTTCGGTGTGGCCGAGCTGTACCCGCACGCCCTGGCCTGTCAGGTAGCGCACCAGGTCCAGGGCCCCCGGGAGCTCGGGGGCCAGGGTGATCCCCCGCACGGGGGCCAGGGAGAGGAGGAAGGCGGCGGCCTCGAGGTCGGGGAGGAGGGGGAAGGGGGGCTGGGCCCCAAGGCGGTTGGGGCTGAGGAAGGGGCCCTCGAGGTGGGCCCCCAGGAGGGCCTCCCCCAGGGGGCCCTCTTGCGCCTCCTGGATGCCCCTTAGGGCCCGCTCCAGCTCGGGAAGCGGGGCGGTGACCGTGGTGGCGAGGAGCCCCGTGGTACCGTGGCGGAGGTGGAAGCGTAGCGTTCCCTCCACCCCCTCCTTGCCCGCCATGACCTCGTGCCCCCCGCCCCCGTGGACATGCAGGTCCAGGAAGCCGGGGAGGATGTAGGGGCCCTCCACCGGGGCCTCCTCCAGCGCCTCAATCCGCTCGCCGAAGTGGAGGCGGCCCTGGAGGAAGCCCGTGGGGGTGAGGATGCGCCCTTCTACCATCCCGCCTTCCTCCCCGGGTCCACGAGGTGCCCTGCCCGCAGGTCCTTTCCCCCCGTGGCCCGGCCCAGGACGTTCACCTCGCCCACGGCGTAGAGGTAACCCAAGAGGGCGAAGGCTAAGGCTTCCCGCACCTTGGGGTTTTCCAGGACCCGAACCGGGAGGCCCTCGGCCAGGAGGGCCACCAGCACCCGGTTCCGCGCCCCACCCCCCGCCAGGAGGACCCGGTCTACCCGGGGCACGAAGCGCCGGTAGGCGAGGTGGACGCTTTGGGCTGTGAAGGCGAGGAGAGTCTTCAGAAGGGTGGCCGGCTCCTCGGGCAAAGGCGCCAGCGCCTCCAGCCGCCAGACCTCCCGGCCCGTGGTCTTGGGCGGGGGGAGGGCAAGGTAGGGGTGGGCGAGCCAACGGCCCAGGGCTTCCTCGTCCAGGGAGCCCTTTTCGGCCAGGGCCACCCCTTCCTCCAGGGAGAGGCCTAAGCGCTCCAGGGCCTCGTCAAAGAGGCAGACCCCAGGCCCCGTGTCGAAGGCGAGGAGGGTGGCGGGGTCCTTGCCGTGGAAGTAG from Thermus sp. LT1-2-5 carries:
- a CDS encoding cupin domain-containing protein, with the protein product MQRVHALVPATGQGVFRRYPQDGADLIVPQDRPFAAKGLGETPLGTTLLIRTRTEQPLHYHRERLEVAFVLQGQGRLVAGGKETPITSGQIIVIPPMTAHAFIGELDLLSRFSPRLMGDVVFVQEGSGPQEGAPLLLSFKPPEVPQDRPFAASPLANAPLATVLAVATRSGQPWHYHKSKDEQIYVLGGQGIAQVELDRQKVGPGSVVLVPAGAIHQFQGNLQFLSVFSPALMGDVVFL
- a CDS encoding ABC transporter substrate-binding protein codes for the protein MQRWVWTLLLLAGFALAQDRTQVLVYGGDWTDLITLDPQVVYEFSGVMIADNLYETLVRFEGNDLATLRPGLAESWRVERGATDWILTFKLRRGSRFSTGREVTAKDVVFSFERALALKGPGSFLFTDIAQLKPGATKALDPYTVEVRIPKSASPQSFLSILTFTLGGVVDSEEVQKNAKGGDLGKDWLTNNSAGSGPYRLVRWDRGNQVILEANPYARVKPKIPRVVLRYIQEPAVLRTALESGEIDIAEGLTPEGLKAIAANPRFKVVRAETLRLQYLGMNMKAGSPFANAKVREAMRYAVNQDELIQGLLQGNALKIQTFIPKGLLGYNPATPYAYDPNRARKLLAEAGYPQGLEFELLVSTGICGGGVPCPDVAAKLQADMAKAGFRARIRAIANAEVLAAYRAQNHQVVLAGWSPDFPDPDGNATPWADYGARSLAWRNSYNDEVAAKLARQAALEADPEKRKALYKMLTEKVLREGPYVVLYQPTQPIGLSAKVEGFLKNPMMSAPLWQVSKQP
- a CDS encoding ABC transporter permease codes for the protein MAAYLVRRLFMVLFVGVGITFVTFFIAQVIPIDPAVAALGENAREEQIREFRERYGLDQPLLVQYGIYLKRLLALDLGRSLRTGRPVAEDLKEFFPATLELALAAFLVAVALGLPAGVFAALRQNRLPDLLVRLFALLLGSTPVFFLALLLLDVLHRQLGLLPGPGRLDPYLIPPPRVTGLVTLDALLARDFAAFWDALRHLLLPAFVLGSASAALLARMTRAAMLEVLSQDYVRTAWAKGLAEGQVVLRHALKNAALPVLTLLGGLLGGLLSGAVLTETIFSWPGLGRYVTQSATSLDFPAVMGVTLLVGVVYSLLNLLVDLLYALLDPRIRYG
- the nikC gene encoding nickel transporter permease encodes the protein MGRLARRFFRNPGAVLGLFLLLALALVALLGPGLVGDPLEQNLLERLKPPSPEHPLGTDQLGRDVLARVVHGARISLGVGFGVVALSSLLGTLVGLLSGGLGGWWDNLLMRLTDVFFAFPSLILAMAIAAALGPNLGNTVLAVALVTWPIYARLVRAQVLALREREFVEAARALGAGWGRILFRHLLPNALTPVLVQASYEVGAAILTAAGLSFIGFGAQPPTPEWGAMVAETRNYMAEAPWAATAPAVGILLTVLAFNLLGDGLRDVLDPRGR
- the nagA gene encoding N-acetylglucosamine-6-phosphate deacetylase; protein product: MVEGRILTPTGFLQGRLHFGERIEALEEAPVEGPYILPGFLDLHVHGGGGHEVMAGKEGVEGTLRFHLRHGTTGLLATTVTAPLPELERALRGIQEAQEGPLGEALLGAHLEGPFLSPNRLGAQPPFPLLPDLEAAAFLLSLAPVRGITLAPELPGALDLVRYLTGQGVRVQLGHTEAGYEEALAALEAGAMGFTHLFNAMTALHHRAPGVVGLALERGEWAELIPDGLHVHPAAIRLALKRIPGLYFVTDAVAAAGMPDGTYPLGAHRVEKRGEGVWLGESLAGSTLTLDRALRNLVAWGLPLEEAARRLSLYPARYLGLADRGEIAPGKRADLVVLDQDLRVQAVYLGGKRVA
- a CDS encoding anhydro-N-acetylmuramic acid kinase translates to MRVLGLMSGTSADGVDLVLAEFSGRPPDLAYRLLAHLEVPYPEALRRRVLRAMRGAETRELALLHHDLGRFYLEAALPFKGQAELVALSGQTVWHEPPRATFQLGEASHLALGLEVPVVHGFRSVDLAAGGQGAPLVAYPDLLLFGEEGVHTAVHNLGGISNLTYFHGKDPATLLAFDTGPGVCLFDEALERLGLSLEEGVALAEKGSLDEEALGRWLAHPYLALPPPKTTGREVWRLEALAPLPEEPATLLKTLLAFTAQSVHLAYRRFVPRVDRVLLAGGGARNRVLVALLAEGLPVRVLENPKVREALAFALLGYLYAVGEVNVLGRATGGKDLRAGHLVDPGRKAGW